The following coding sequences are from one Hymenobacter sp. DG25A window:
- the rpsI gene encoding 30S ribosomal protein S9 — MEISNTSGRRKTSVARIYMQAGQGNITINGREMKAYFGNELLENIVNQPFATLEQLGQYDVKVNVRGGGISAQAEAIRLAISKALVGDNAEVRPALKKEGFLTRDPRMVERKKFGKRKARRSFQFSKR; from the coding sequence ATGGAAATCTCCAACACCTCTGGTAGAAGAAAAACCTCGGTGGCTCGCATTTACATGCAAGCCGGGCAAGGGAATATCACTATCAATGGCCGGGAAATGAAAGCCTATTTTGGCAATGAACTCCTGGAAAACATCGTGAACCAGCCTTTCGCTACCCTCGAGCAACTCGGGCAGTATGACGTGAAGGTGAACGTGCGCGGTGGTGGCATCTCGGCTCAGGCTGAAGCCATCCGTCTGGCCATCTCGAAAGCCCTTGTAGGCGACAACGCTGAGGTTCGTCCCGCGCTGAAGAAAGAAGGCTTCCTGACCCGTGACCCGCGCATGGTGGAACGTAAGAAATTCGGCAAGCGCAAAGCGCGTCGTTCGTTCCAGTTCTCGAAACGCTAA
- the rplM gene encoding 50S ribosomal protein L13, giving the protein MDHLSFKTVSVNKANADKAWVVVDASVAPLGRLASQIANMLRGKHKPSFTPNSDCGDNVIVINADKLRVTGKKMTDKIYISHSGYPGGQKRINLRDKKAKNSASVIEHAVKGMLQGNRLGREQFRNLFVYAGAEHPHEAQQPKAVELTNL; this is encoded by the coding sequence ATGGATCATCTGAGCTTCAAGACGGTATCCGTCAACAAAGCCAACGCCGATAAGGCCTGGGTTGTGGTTGATGCCAGTGTTGCGCCGCTGGGCCGTCTGGCCAGCCAGATTGCCAACATGCTGCGTGGCAAGCACAAGCCATCGTTCACGCCCAACTCCGACTGCGGCGACAACGTCATCGTTATCAACGCCGACAAGCTGCGCGTGACTGGTAAAAAGATGACCGACAAAATCTACATTTCGCACTCGGGCTACCCCGGCGGTCAGAAGCGCATTAACCTGCGTGACAAGAAAGCCAAGAACTCCGCTAGTGTGATTGAGCACGCCGTGAAGGGCATGCTGCAGGGCAACCGCCTGGGCCGCGAGCAATTCCGTAACCTGTTCGTGTATGCCGGTGCTGAACACCCACACGAAGCCCAGCAGCCGAAAGCTGTTGAACTGACGAACCTCTAA
- a CDS encoding RluA family pseudouridine synthase: MKLPNFKDLILFEDEDFVIINKPPFLATLDERFGGAPNILRLAREVYEDVQACHRLDKETSGALALAKNPEAYRHLAMQFENREVKKVYHAVAWGVHQYDGLRVDRSIETTTKGKARLAFKGKPAVTLIRTLETFARHTLLECQPVTGRMHQIRLHLMYLQAPIVGDKVYGGDDFFLSSLKKKFNMKEGEEEQPFIKRFALHAANLTFARLNGESITVEAPYPKDFRVLVDTMRQYA; this comes from the coding sequence ATGAAGCTACCGAATTTCAAGGATCTGATTTTGTTTGAGGACGAGGACTTCGTCATCATCAATAAACCCCCGTTTTTAGCCACGCTGGATGAGCGGTTTGGCGGCGCTCCCAACATCCTGCGCCTGGCGCGCGAGGTGTACGAAGATGTGCAGGCCTGCCACCGCCTCGACAAGGAAACCAGCGGCGCGCTGGCCCTGGCCAAAAACCCCGAAGCCTACCGCCACTTGGCTATGCAATTTGAAAACCGCGAGGTCAAGAAAGTGTACCACGCCGTGGCCTGGGGCGTGCACCAGTACGATGGCCTGCGCGTAGACCGCAGTATTGAAACCACTACCAAAGGCAAGGCAAGGCTGGCCTTTAAGGGTAAGCCTGCCGTCACGCTGATCCGCACCTTAGAAACGTTTGCCCGCCACACTCTGCTGGAGTGCCAACCCGTAACAGGCCGTATGCACCAGATCCGGCTGCACCTGATGTACCTGCAGGCGCCTATTGTAGGCGACAAGGTGTACGGCGGCGACGACTTCTTTCTTTCCTCCCTCAAGAAGAAATTCAACATGAAGGAAGGCGAGGAAGAGCAGCCGTTCATCAAGCGCTTCGCCCTGCACGCCGCCAACCTCACCTTTGCCCGCCTGAATGGGGAAAGTATTACGGTAGAGGCGCCCTATCCCAAGGATTTCCGCGTGCTGGTGGATACGATGCGGCAGTACGCTTAA
- a CDS encoding sensor histidine kinase, with protein sequence MDLSSRSIAIIIALLVGGVLTAFAWIAPTLPFREAFLGAGVTVAACFLLVYLSFEALIFQEINNIYAGLEHIKRKEFRRLSNKFLFRPEPLKRMRDEILQMAERKQREIDELRRLQELRREFLADVSHELKTPIFAAQGFVHTVLEEGAEMDEFIRDKFLRKAANSLDALDALVHDLVTISQLEKGVIRMRRKVFDVVELVQELFELLEQKAAERHVHLELFPPTTPPGGLRVLADRNRIRQVLINLIDNAIKHGREGGHVVVSLHESGKNVRLEVRDDGAGIPKEHQHRIFERFYRIDKSRSRDSGGSGLGLAISKHIVEAHKSSIRVHSEVGQGTALEFKLPKPRKAAALQKEE encoded by the coding sequence ATGGACCTCTCATCACGCTCTATTGCCATTATCATTGCCCTGCTGGTGGGGGGAGTGCTCACGGCCTTTGCCTGGATAGCGCCCACTTTACCGTTCCGCGAGGCATTTCTGGGGGCCGGCGTCACGGTGGCGGCCTGTTTCCTGCTGGTGTATCTGAGCTTTGAAGCGCTGATTTTCCAGGAAATCAACAACATCTACGCCGGCCTGGAGCACATTAAGCGCAAAGAATTCCGCCGCCTTTCCAACAAGTTTCTGTTCCGGCCGGAGCCGCTGAAGCGCATGCGGGACGAAATTCTGCAGATGGCCGAGCGAAAGCAGCGCGAAATTGATGAGTTGCGCCGTCTGCAGGAGCTCCGCCGGGAGTTTCTGGCCGATGTATCGCACGAGCTGAAAACTCCCATTTTTGCGGCCCAGGGCTTTGTGCACACCGTGCTGGAAGAAGGTGCGGAGATGGACGAATTCATCCGGGACAAGTTTCTGCGCAAAGCGGCCAACAGCCTAGATGCACTGGATGCGCTGGTACATGACCTGGTGACTATTTCGCAGCTGGAAAAAGGCGTAATCCGGATGCGCCGCAAGGTGTTTGATGTAGTGGAGCTGGTACAGGAGCTGTTTGAGTTGCTGGAGCAGAAAGCCGCCGAGCGCCATGTGCACTTAGAGCTGTTTCCGCCCACTACTCCACCCGGCGGCCTGCGCGTGCTGGCCGACCGTAACCGCATCCGGCAGGTGCTCATCAACCTCATTGATAATGCCATTAAGCACGGCCGGGAGGGCGGGCACGTGGTAGTAAGCCTGCACGAAAGCGGCAAAAACGTGCGGCTGGAAGTACGCGACGACGGCGCCGGAATTCCCAAAGAGCACCAGCACCGCATTTTTGAGCGCTTCTACCGCATTGATAAAAGCCGCTCCCGCGACTCGGGCGGCTCCGGACTGGGGCTGGCTATCAGCAAGCATATTGTGGAGGCGCATAAGTCCAGCATTAGGGTGCACAGCGAGGTAGGCCAGGGCACGGCGCTGGAGTTTAAGCTGCCCAAGCCGCGGAAAGCGGCAGCCCTTCAAAAGGAAGAGTAG
- a CDS encoding response regulator transcription factor, translated as MHTPAQPNAYKILVVDDDPDIVELLEYNLRKEGYEVASAPDGRKALEIAPQFGPDIILLDVMMPHLDGIAACRQLRSMPKFKDTYIIFLTARAEEFSEVAAFEAGADDFIAKPIKPRALLSRLAAFVRRDKDPQHQSETIELNGLTIDRTGFAVYQNGKKISLPKKEFELLAFLAASPHKVFNRDELLQNIWGNDVFVLARTVDVHVRKVREKIGDHHIQTIKGVGYKFNIDQ; from the coding sequence GTGCATACGCCCGCTCAACCCAATGCCTACAAAATTCTGGTGGTAGATGATGATCCGGATATTGTAGAGCTGCTGGAATACAACCTGCGCAAGGAAGGCTATGAGGTAGCCAGTGCTCCGGATGGCCGCAAAGCCCTGGAAATAGCCCCCCAGTTCGGCCCCGATATCATCCTGCTGGATGTAATGATGCCCCACCTGGACGGCATTGCGGCCTGCCGGCAGCTGCGCAGCATGCCCAAATTTAAAGACACCTACATCATCTTTCTGACGGCCCGCGCCGAGGAATTTTCGGAAGTAGCGGCCTTTGAGGCGGGGGCCGATGATTTCATTGCCAAGCCCATTAAGCCCCGGGCCCTGCTCAGCCGCTTGGCTGCATTTGTGCGCCGCGATAAAGACCCGCAGCATCAGTCGGAAACCATTGAACTAAACGGCCTCACCATTGACCGCACCGGCTTTGCCGTGTACCAGAACGGTAAAAAAATCAGCCTCCCTAAAAAAGAGTTTGAACTGCTGGCCTTCCTGGCGGCCTCGCCCCACAAGGTGTTTAACCGCGACGAACTGTTGCAGAATATCTGGGGCAACGACGTGTTTGTGCTGGCCCGCACCGTGGATGTGCACGTGCGCAAAGTGCGCGAGAAAATAGGCGACCACCATATCCAGACCATTAAAGGCGTCGGCTACAAATTCAATATAGACCAATAG
- a CDS encoding DUF3108 domain-containing protein, with amino-acid sequence MFRRWFILSTLSALATVGLLAARPEATVRTVPNSSFTKGESLHYKVHYGLINAAEATIVLSDDLHRVNERPCYKATVTGRTTGSFDFFLRIRDTWRSYIDTTSILPQKFFRNIEEGNYRKKETIDFDHERDMAKVESRKKDKDAPKRGTYKVPDNIQDVVSGFYFLRTVNFDQRRIGEVIPVKGFFDDQVFDMDVVYRGRETVETKAGSIRAIKLIPKMPKNKLFSGENAITVYLSDDRNKIPVLIQAEMFVGSVKVDMYKYQGLKNRLNVVAKN; translated from the coding sequence ATGTTTCGCCGCTGGTTTATACTTTCTACTCTTTCTGCGCTGGCTACTGTGGGACTGCTGGCTGCCCGGCCGGAGGCTACCGTACGCACGGTACCCAACTCCAGCTTTACCAAAGGAGAATCCCTCCACTACAAAGTGCACTACGGCCTGATTAATGCGGCCGAAGCCACCATCGTCCTCTCCGACGACCTGCACCGCGTGAACGAGCGGCCCTGCTACAAGGCCACCGTTACCGGCCGCACCACCGGCTCCTTCGACTTTTTCCTGCGCATCCGCGACACGTGGCGCTCTTACATCGACACCACCAGTATTTTGCCCCAGAAGTTCTTCCGCAATATTGAGGAGGGTAACTACCGCAAAAAGGAAACCATCGATTTCGACCATGAGCGCGACATGGCCAAGGTAGAAAGCCGCAAAAAGGACAAAGACGCCCCTAAGCGCGGTACCTACAAGGTGCCGGACAACATTCAGGATGTGGTCAGCGGGTTTTATTTCCTGCGCACCGTCAATTTTGACCAGCGCCGCATTGGCGAGGTAATTCCCGTGAAAGGCTTCTTCGACGACCAGGTGTTTGACATGGACGTGGTGTACAGAGGCCGCGAGACGGTGGAAACCAAAGCTGGCAGCATCCGGGCTATTAAGCTGATACCCAAAATGCCGAAGAATAAGCTCTTTAGCGGTGAAAACGCCATAACCGTGTATCTCTCTGACGACCGGAACAAGATTCCGGTCCTTATCCAGGCCGAAATGTTTGTCGGGTCCGTGAAAGTGGACATGTACAAGTACCAGGGGCTGAAAAACCGGCTGAATGTGGTAGCCAAAAACTGA
- the recA gene encoding recombinase RecA, whose product MAATSDKAEKTASNPLTEKMKALQLTMDKLDKAYGKGTVMKLSDNKVVDIPAISTGSLGLDIALGIGGLPRGRVVEIYGPESSGKTTLTLHCIAEAQKKGGLAAFIDAEHAFDKSYAEKLGIDTTNLLIAQPDNGEQALEIADQLISSGAIDIIVIDSVAALVPKGELEGDMGDSKVGLHARLMSQALRKLTGTINKTGCCCIFINQLREKIGVMFGSPETTTGGNALKFYASVRLDIRRIGQIKEDKDNVTGNRTKVKVVKNKVAPPFKVVEFDIIYGEGISKVGEILDLGVDMGIIAKSGSWFSYNGDRLGQGREGVKTILHDNPELADKIEAQIRAMVKGEPEAALAAIPEDRTVDAHGEGADEE is encoded by the coding sequence ATGGCTGCAACCTCTGATAAAGCCGAGAAAACCGCTTCAAACCCTCTTACCGAGAAAATGAAAGCCCTCCAGCTTACAATGGACAAGCTGGACAAGGCCTACGGCAAGGGCACCGTCATGAAACTGAGCGACAACAAGGTCGTCGATATTCCGGCTATCAGCACTGGCTCGCTTGGTCTGGACATTGCTCTGGGTATCGGCGGATTGCCTCGCGGCCGTGTCGTTGAGATTTACGGCCCGGAATCCTCGGGCAAAACCACGCTGACGCTGCACTGCATTGCCGAAGCACAGAAAAAAGGTGGCCTGGCGGCTTTCATCGACGCCGAGCACGCCTTCGATAAGTCGTATGCCGAGAAGCTGGGCATCGATACCACCAATCTGCTTATTGCCCAGCCCGACAATGGCGAGCAAGCCCTGGAAATTGCTGATCAGCTGATTTCCTCCGGCGCCATTGATATCATCGTTATTGACTCCGTAGCTGCCCTGGTGCCGAAAGGCGAACTGGAAGGCGACATGGGTGACTCGAAAGTGGGTCTGCATGCGCGTCTGATGTCGCAGGCCCTGCGGAAGCTCACCGGTACCATCAACAAAACCGGCTGCTGCTGCATTTTCATCAACCAGCTGCGGGAGAAAATCGGGGTAATGTTCGGCTCGCCCGAAACTACCACCGGTGGTAACGCCCTGAAGTTCTACGCCTCGGTTCGCTTGGATATTCGCCGCATTGGCCAGATCAAGGAAGACAAGGACAACGTAACCGGTAACCGCACCAAGGTGAAGGTGGTGAAGAACAAAGTAGCACCGCCCTTTAAAGTGGTGGAGTTTGACATCATCTACGGCGAAGGCATCTCCAAAGTGGGTGAAATTCTGGACCTGGGCGTTGATATGGGCATTATTGCCAAGTCGGGCTCCTGGTTCTCGTACAACGGCGACCGGCTGGGCCAGGGCCGTGAGGGGGTAAAAACCATCCTGCACGATAACCCTGAGCTGGCGGACAAGATTGAAGCGCAAATCCGCGCTATGGTGAAAGGGGAACCCGAAGCTGCCCTGGCCGCTATTCCGGAAGACCGCACTGTAGATGCACACGGCGAAGGCGCTGACGAAGAATAA